Proteins encoded by one window of Longimicrobiales bacterium:
- a CDS encoding isocitrate/isopropylmalate dehydrogenase family protein: protein MSKIAVIPGDGIGVDVTQEAVKVLGCVREEARLALDLVEWDLGAQRYLDTGVTITAAEMTELGTDYDAIFLGAMGDARVPDNVHARDILLGMRFQLDLFINLRPIRLFESGMSPLRDVRPEDVDMVIFRENTEGVYVGMGGTFKKGTADEIAIEEDINTRKGAERIIRAAFEYARANGRGLVTLSDKANAMPNAGGLYRRVFAEVGAEFGDIERNAVYADALAMDLVLRPGLYDVIVAPNLFGDILSDVAAALVGGLGLAPSASLHPGRVGLFEPVHGSAPDLAGSNRANPLAAIMTTALMLRHLGHAAAADAVEASVQRAVAGRHTTPDLGGDLGTDAVGDWVCRDLREAGF, encoded by the coding sequence ATGTCGAAAATCGCAGTCATCCCCGGTGACGGGATCGGTGTGGATGTAACGCAGGAGGCCGTGAAGGTACTCGGCTGCGTGCGCGAGGAAGCGCGGCTCGCGCTCGACCTGGTGGAATGGGATCTCGGCGCGCAGCGCTACCTCGATACGGGTGTGACGATCACGGCGGCCGAGATGACGGAGCTCGGCACTGATTACGACGCGATCTTCCTGGGCGCGATGGGCGACGCGCGTGTGCCCGACAACGTGCATGCGCGCGACATCCTGCTCGGGATGCGCTTCCAGCTCGACCTCTTCATCAATCTGCGCCCGATCCGTCTCTTCGAGAGCGGGATGTCGCCGCTGCGCGACGTGCGGCCGGAGGATGTGGACATGGTCATCTTCCGTGAGAACACGGAAGGTGTATACGTGGGCATGGGCGGCACGTTCAAGAAGGGGACTGCGGACGAGATTGCGATCGAGGAGGACATCAACACGCGCAAGGGCGCCGAGCGCATCATCCGGGCGGCGTTCGAGTACGCGCGTGCGAACGGCCGCGGCCTCGTGACGCTGTCGGACAAGGCGAACGCGATGCCGAACGCCGGCGGGCTGTACCGTCGCGTGTTTGCGGAGGTCGGTGCGGAATTCGGCGACATCGAGCGCAACGCGGTCTATGCCGATGCCCTCGCCATGGACCTGGTACTGCGACCCGGCCTATACGATGTCATTGTCGCGCCCAACCTGTTCGGCGACATCCTGAGCGATGTCGCCGCCGCGCTCGTAGGCGGACTCGGCCTCGCGCCGTCGGCCAGTCTGCACCCCGGACGCGTCGGGCTGTTCGAGCCGGTCCACGGCTCGGCGCCTGACCTGGCAGGAAGCAACCGTGCCAATCCGCTGGCCGCCATCATGACGACGGCGCTGATGCTGCGGCATCTGGGTCACGCCGCTGCTGCCGACGCGGTGGAAGCCAGCGTGCAGCGCGCGGTGGCGGGACGTCATACGACGCCCGACCTGGGCGGGGACCTGGGTACTGACGCGGTGGGCGACTGGGTGTGCCGCGATCTGAGAGAGGCCGGATTCTGA
- a CDS encoding plastocyanin/azurin family copper-binding protein, translated as MAQRRCGAPVRRRARAGALFIFALLVSCDDVPGVESGPRTLELANDTIRLEQGVTLVEVEVRRAADGDFEPAAVEAQTGDVVRFAAADNGGHAIVFESTALAADAREWLERTGQMRSPPLITSGSAWVVTLDGAPPGDYPFLCSTHSARGRLTVRAR; from the coding sequence TTGGCGCAGCGCAGATGCGGGGCGCCGGTACGCCGTCGAGCGCGTGCCGGCGCTCTGTTCATATTCGCGCTGCTCGTGTCGTGCGATGATGTGCCGGGTGTCGAGTCCGGCCCGCGCACGCTCGAGCTGGCGAATGACACCATCCGGCTGGAACAGGGCGTGACCCTGGTCGAGGTGGAGGTGCGCCGTGCGGCGGACGGTGATTTCGAACCGGCCGCGGTCGAAGCGCAGACGGGTGACGTCGTCCGCTTCGCGGCGGCCGACAATGGTGGCCATGCGATCGTGTTCGAAAGCACGGCCCTCGCAGCCGACGCGCGCGAGTGGCTGGAGCGCACCGGGCAGATGCGCAGTCCGCCTCTGATCACGAGCGGTTCCGCGTGGGTGGTTACGCTGGATGGTGCACCGCCGGGCGACTATCCGTTTCTGTGCTCGACGCACAGCGCGCGCGGACGACTCACGGTTCGCGCCCGCTGA
- a CDS encoding cytochrome c: protein MRDLDVMLRATDYARRSGQGVKAPLHTRVKEIEVMGQWGRSRLLATAAVVLLAACAGDAADEPADDIDTETPAPQQPPQSTVGANVELPEGVTQEMVAQGEQIFNQQICFSCHGANGVGSVLGPALTDQEWLNTDGSYEGIMEVVRTGVAQPVQFPGLMPPMGGLQLSDEQIRQVAAYVYALSHGG, encoded by the coding sequence TTGCGTGATCTTGACGTGATGCTGCGCGCGACGGATTATGCGCGTCGCAGCGGGCAGGGCGTGAAGGCGCCGCTGCATACCCGAGTCAAGGAGATCGAAGTGATGGGACAGTGGGGACGGAGCAGGCTGCTGGCCACGGCGGCAGTGGTGCTGCTGGCGGCATGTGCAGGTGACGCGGCGGACGAGCCCGCCGATGATATCGATACCGAAACACCGGCGCCGCAGCAGCCGCCGCAGTCGACGGTTGGCGCCAATGTGGAACTGCCGGAGGGTGTGACACAGGAGATGGTCGCGCAGGGCGAGCAGATCTTCAATCAGCAGATCTGCTTCAGCTGCCATGGAGCGAACGGCGTCGGCTCCGTGCTCGGACCGGCATTGACGGATCAGGAATGGCTGAACACGGACGGCTCGTACGAAGGCATTATGGAGGTCGTGCGGACGGGCGTGGCCCAGCCGGTCCAGTTCCCCGGCCTGATGCCGCCGATGGGCGGGTTACAGCTGTCTGACGAGCAGATCCGCCAGGTTGCTGCGTACGTCTACGCCCTCAGCCACGGCGGCTGA